A region from the Streptomyces sp. 3214.6 genome encodes:
- a CDS encoding HAD family hydrolase: MTSPVLTVGFDLDMTLIDSRPGIRATYLALAERTGTYIDADLVVTRLGPPPETELAHWYPAEQVAAVADVYRSLYPEHGVTGASALPGAREAIAAVQAAGGRAIVVTAKHQPNAKLQVEYLRLGPDAVIGDLWAERKAEALREHGASVYVGDHVGDVRGAHAAGALSVAVPTGPIGAEELRTAGADVVLTDLTEFPAWLSAHLGD, from the coding sequence ATGACGTCACCCGTGCTCACCGTCGGCTTCGACCTCGACATGACCCTGATCGACTCCCGGCCCGGCATCCGCGCCACCTACCTGGCGCTCGCCGAGCGGACGGGGACGTACATAGACGCCGACCTCGTGGTCACCCGCCTCGGTCCGCCGCCGGAGACGGAGCTGGCCCACTGGTACCCGGCGGAGCAGGTGGCGGCCGTCGCCGACGTCTACCGCTCGCTGTACCCCGAGCACGGGGTCACCGGAGCGAGCGCGCTGCCCGGCGCCCGGGAGGCGATCGCGGCCGTGCAGGCGGCCGGCGGGCGGGCGATCGTCGTCACCGCCAAGCACCAGCCCAACGCGAAGCTGCAGGTGGAGTATCTGCGTCTGGGCCCCGACGCGGTGATCGGCGACCTGTGGGCCGAGCGGAAGGCGGAGGCGCTGCGCGAGCACGGCGCGAGCGTCTACGTCGGCGACCACGTGGGCGACGTCCGCGGCGCGCACGCCGCCGGGGCGCTCTCGGTGGCCGTGCCGACCGGGCCGATCGGCGCGGAGGAACTACGGACGGCCGGTGCGGATGTCGTACTCACCGACCTGACCGAATTCCCCGCCTGGCTCTCCGCCCACCTGGGCGACTAA
- a CDS encoding helicase C-terminal domain-containing protein produces the protein MSTEDQPAPRSLAAALRARDDASLAALLRARPDLITPVPTDLTQLATRAGTRASVVRALERLDRFALQSAEALAVADDPATYEELLGLMAGDARDPVVADALPGALAALREQALVWGADDRLHLVRTARELLAPSPQHPSPTGLGPNVREATAGMSPGRIQEIVAAAGLPSTHDSVSAVAALTTLFGHRKKMAALLAEAPAGSLEVLERLVWGPPYGQVTHDPAVRLRWLLDRGLLLPTAPGTVVLPREVALHLRGGRAHRVPEPVPPVVEAGAVHPPQVVDATAAGQAYTALATVEELLKDWDEGGPAVLRAGGLSVRDLKRTAVALDVSEPVAAFWVELAYAAGLLASDGEADERYAATPEYDEWLERPPAERWAQLAQAWLVATRTSGVVGGRDLKERALSALGPGLDRSAAPEVRHRVLALLAALPEGAAPDTGALLARLRWERPLRGPQGQQGSQGPQGSRAGDEDLRSRLARWTLTEAEMLGVTGRGALSAHGRALLGAPAATKPSATAHGPSRGPSHGPSHDHAHDHPHDGTHEAAAAGPGDKLPAHHRHPAAHAQAPLSPPEQAVATASAARLLAPLLPEPLDHVLLQADLTAVAPGPLRRPLAAVLNVLADVESKGGATVYRFTPGSVRRALDAGRSASDLHAFLAEHARTPVPQPLAYLIDDVARRHGHLRVGAASAYVRCDDDAMLNEILADKRAAALRLRRLAPTVLAAQADPATLLDGLRAMGFAPAAESAEGDVLITRAHAHRTPPRTAPEPVPDGPPVPDATLLTAAIRAIRAGDLAATAPRKPTETQDAVPLAPGELPRTGSAETLATMQAAVLTGEALWIGYVNAEGTASQRVIAPVRVEGGFVTAYDHTADEVRTYPLHRITGVAELADD, from the coding sequence ATGAGCACCGAGGACCAGCCGGCCCCCCGCTCCCTGGCGGCAGCGCTCCGCGCCCGGGACGACGCTTCCCTGGCCGCGCTCCTGCGCGCCCGACCCGACCTCATCACCCCGGTCCCCACCGACCTCACCCAGCTCGCCACCCGGGCCGGCACCCGGGCCTCGGTCGTGCGCGCGCTGGAGCGGCTCGACCGGTTCGCTCTGCAGAGCGCGGAGGCGCTGGCCGTGGCCGACGATCCGGCGACGTACGAGGAGCTGCTCGGGTTGATGGCGGGGGACGCCCGCGACCCGGTCGTCGCCGACGCGCTTCCCGGCGCCCTGGCGGCGCTGCGCGAGCAGGCCCTGGTGTGGGGGGCCGACGATCGCCTCCACCTCGTGCGCACCGCCCGCGAGCTTCTCGCGCCGTCCCCGCAGCACCCGTCGCCGACGGGGCTCGGGCCGAATGTGCGGGAGGCCACGGCGGGCATGTCGCCGGGCCGGATCCAGGAGATCGTGGCGGCGGCCGGGCTGCCGTCCACGCATGACTCGGTGTCCGCGGTCGCCGCGCTCACCACCCTCTTCGGGCATCGCAAGAAGATGGCGGCGCTGCTCGCCGAGGCGCCCGCCGGCTCCCTCGAGGTGCTGGAGCGGTTGGTGTGGGGGCCGCCGTACGGGCAGGTCACGCATGATCCGGCGGTACGGCTGCGCTGGCTGCTGGACCGGGGGCTGCTGCTGCCGACGGCGCCCGGCACGGTCGTCCTGCCTCGTGAGGTCGCCCTGCATCTGCGCGGCGGGCGGGCTCATCGCGTGCCGGAACCGGTGCCGCCGGTCGTGGAGGCGGGTGCGGTGCATCCTCCACAGGTTGTGGACGCGACGGCGGCCGGGCAGGCGTACACGGCGCTCGCGACGGTCGAGGAGTTGTTGAAGGACTGGGACGAGGGCGGTCCCGCGGTGCTGCGGGCCGGCGGGCTGAGCGTGCGCGACCTCAAGCGGACGGCGGTCGCGCTGGACGTTTCCGAGCCGGTGGCCGCGTTCTGGGTGGAGCTGGCGTATGCGGCCGGGCTGCTCGCCTCCGACGGCGAGGCGGACGAGCGGTATGCGGCGACGCCGGAGTACGACGAGTGGCTGGAGCGGCCGCCCGCCGAGCGGTGGGCGCAGCTGGCGCAGGCATGGCTGGTGGCGACCCGGACCTCCGGGGTGGTCGGCGGCCGGGATCTCAAGGAGCGGGCGCTGTCGGCGCTGGGGCCGGGTCTGGACCGGTCGGCCGCGCCCGAGGTGCGTCACCGGGTGCTGGCGCTGCTGGCGGCACTGCCCGAGGGCGCCGCACCCGACACGGGGGCGCTGCTGGCCCGCCTGCGCTGGGAACGCCCTCTGCGCGGCCCGCAGGGTCAACAGGGTTCTCAGGGCCCGCAGGGTTCTCGGGCCGGTGACGAGGACCTGCGCTCCCGGCTCGCCCGCTGGACCCTGACGGAGGCCGAGATGCTGGGCGTGACCGGGCGGGGCGCGCTGTCGGCGCACGGTCGGGCCCTGCTGGGCGCACCGGCCGCGACGAAGCCGTCCGCCACCGCTCATGGCCCGTCTCGTGGCCCGTCTCATGGCCCCTCGCACGACCACGCCCATGACCACCCTCATGACGGTACGCACGAGGCTGCGGCCGCCGGTCCCGGGGACAAGCTGCCCGCCCACCATCGCCACCCGGCCGCCCACGCCCAGGCCCCCCTCTCGCCGCCCGAGCAGGCCGTCGCGACCGCGTCCGCCGCCCGGCTGCTGGCCCCGCTGCTCCCCGAGCCCCTGGATCACGTCCTGCTCCAGGCGGATCTGACCGCGGTCGCGCCCGGCCCGCTGCGGCGGCCGCTCGCGGCCGTGCTGAACGTGCTCGCGGATGTCGAGTCCAAGGGCGGCGCGACCGTCTACCGCTTCACGCCCGGCTCCGTGCGCCGCGCCCTGGACGCCGGCCGCAGCGCCTCCGACCTGCATGCTTTCCTCGCCGAGCATGCGCGCACGCCGGTGCCGCAGCCGTTGGCGTACCTGATCGACGATGTGGCGCGCCGGCACGGCCATCTGCGGGTGGGCGCGGCTTCGGCGTATGTGCGCTGCGACGACGACGCCATGCTGAACGAGATCCTCGCCGACAAACGTGCCGCCGCCCTGCGGCTGCGCCGGCTGGCTCCCACGGTGCTGGCGGCGCAGGCCGACCCGGCGACCCTCCTCGACGGGCTGCGCGCGATGGGTTTCGCGCCGGCCGCGGAGTCCGCCGAGGGCGACGTCCTGATCACCCGCGCGCATGCGCATCGCACTCCGCCCCGCACGGCTCCCGAGCCGGTGCCGGACGGGCCGCCGGTTCCCGACGCCACGCTGCTCACGGCGGCGATCCGCGCGATCCGGGCCGGCGACCTGGCGGCCACGGCTCCGCGCAAGCCGACGGAGACGCAGGACGCCGTCCCGCTCGCCCCCGGCGAACTCCCCCGCACCGGTTCCGCCGAAACCCTCGCCACCATGCAGGCCGCCGTCCTGACCGGCGAGGCCCTGTGGATCGGCTACGTCAACGCCGAGGGCACCGCCAGCCAGCGCGTCATCGCGCCGGTCCGGGT
- a CDS encoding futalosine hydrolase, which yields MVLQAQEGRLTTPRARILVATAVPAERDAVARAFTDPTREVRLPGVTLHRPGADRPDADRPDAAFDLLAAGVGPALAAASVSAALTAASLHGSPYTVVVSTGIAGGFAPAAPVGSLVLADEITAADLGAETADGFLPVTELGFGAVTHRPPASLVRESAAATGALTGEVLTVSTVTGTAVRAAALRERHPRALAEAMEGFGVAEAAAAHGVPVLELRAVSNPVGPRDRAAWRIAEALAALTEGFGKLAPVLESWNRHDQ from the coding sequence GTGGTCCTTCAAGCTCAAGAAGGACGACTGACCACGCCCCGCGCACGCATCCTCGTGGCCACCGCGGTCCCCGCCGAACGGGACGCGGTGGCACGGGCGTTCACCGACCCCACCCGGGAGGTGCGCCTGCCCGGCGTGACGCTCCACCGTCCCGGCGCGGACCGTCCCGACGCGGACCGTCCCGACGCGGCCTTCGATCTGCTCGCCGCGGGAGTCGGCCCGGCCCTGGCCGCCGCCTCCGTCTCCGCCGCCCTCACCGCGGCCTCCCTGCACGGCAGCCCCTACACCGTCGTCGTCTCGACGGGCATCGCCGGCGGCTTCGCACCCGCCGCGCCCGTCGGCTCCCTGGTCCTCGCCGACGAGATCACCGCCGCCGACCTGGGCGCCGAGACCGCCGACGGCTTCCTGCCGGTCACCGAGCTGGGCTTCGGCGCCGTCACCCACCGTCCGCCCGCGTCCCTCGTACGGGAGTCCGCGGCCGCCACCGGCGCCCTCACCGGCGAAGTCCTGACCGTGTCCACGGTCACCGGCACCGCCGTCCGGGCCGCCGCCCTGCGCGAACGCCATCCGAGGGCCCTGGCGGAGGCGATGGAAGGGTTCGGGGTCGCCGAGGCGGCCGCCGCGCACGGTGTGCCCGTGCTGGAGCTCCGCGCGGTCTCCAACCCCGTCGGGCCGCGCGACCGCGCCGCCTGGCGCATCGCCGAGGCGCTGGCGGCCCTCACCGAGGGCTTCGGGAAGCTCGCACCCGTACTGGAGAGTTGGAACAGGCATGACCAGTGA
- a CDS encoding 1,4-dihydroxy-6-naphthoate synthase, whose amino-acid sequence MTSEQPQPLQIAYSPCPNDTFVFDALAHGRVPGAPALDVTFADIDITNGMAERGESDALKVSYAVLPYVLDEYALLPCGGALGRGCGPLVLTREAGVDLTGRTVAVPSEKSTAYLLFRLWAAETVPGGVGDIVVMPFHEIMPAVRDGKIDAGLVIHEARFTYQNYGLHKLADMGEHWEDTTGLPIPLGAIIAKRSLGAKTLTGLADSIRASVRAAWDDPEASRPYVMAHAQEMDPTVADQHIGLYVNEFTADLGEDGYAAIRGLLTRAAAEGLVPALAPQALAFP is encoded by the coding sequence ATGACCAGTGAGCAGCCGCAGCCGCTGCAGATCGCGTACTCGCCCTGCCCGAACGACACCTTCGTCTTCGATGCCCTCGCCCACGGCCGCGTGCCGGGCGCGCCCGCGCTCGACGTGACCTTCGCGGACATCGACATCACCAACGGCATGGCCGAACGCGGTGAGTCCGACGCGCTGAAGGTGTCGTACGCCGTGCTGCCCTACGTTCTCGACGAGTACGCGCTGCTGCCCTGCGGGGGCGCGCTGGGGCGGGGCTGTGGGCCGCTGGTGCTGACGCGGGAGGCGGGCGTCGACCTGACGGGCCGGACCGTCGCCGTGCCGAGCGAGAAGTCGACGGCGTATCTGCTGTTCCGGCTGTGGGCGGCGGAGACGGTCCCGGGGGGCGTCGGCGACATCGTCGTCATGCCGTTCCACGAGATCATGCCCGCCGTGCGGGACGGGAAGATCGACGCGGGCCTGGTCATCCACGAGGCCCGCTTCACCTACCAGAACTACGGTCTGCACAAGCTCGCGGACATGGGCGAGCACTGGGAGGACACCACCGGCCTGCCGATCCCGCTGGGCGCGATCATCGCCAAGAGGTCGCTGGGGGCGAAGACCCTGACCGGGCTGGCCGATTCCATCCGCGCCTCCGTGCGCGCCGCCTGGGACGACCCCGAGGCCTCCCGCCCGTACGTCATGGCACACGCCCAGGAGATGGACCCGACCGTCGCCGACCAGCACATCGGCCTGTACGTCAACGAGTTCACCGCGGACCTGGGGGAGGACGGCTATGCGGCGATCCGGGGGCTGTTGACACGGGCGGCGGCGGAGGGCTTGGTCCCGGCCCTGGCCCCGCAGGCACTGGCCTTCCCCTGA
- a CDS encoding cold-shock protein produces the protein MPTGKVKWFNSEKGFGFLSRDDGGDVFVHSSVLPAGVEALKPGQRVEFGVVAGQRGDQALSVVILDPTPSVAAAQRKKPDELASIVQDLTTVLENITPMLEKGRYPEKASGKKIAGLLRAVADQLDV, from the coding sequence GTGCCTACCGGCAAGGTCAAGTGGTTCAACAGTGAGAAGGGCTTCGGCTTTCTCTCCCGTGACGACGGCGGTGACGTCTTCGTCCATTCCTCCGTCCTGCCTGCCGGAGTCGAGGCGCTGAAGCCGGGTCAGCGAGTGGAGTTCGGCGTCGTCGCCGGACAGCGCGGCGACCAGGCACTCTCCGTCGTCATTCTCGACCCGACCCCGTCGGTCGCCGCGGCGCAGCGCAAGAAGCCCGACGAACTGGCCTCCATCGTCCAGGATCTGACCACCGTCCTGGAGAACATCACCCCGATGCTGGAGAAGGGCCGCTACCCGGAGAAGGCCTCCGGCAAGAAGATCGCCGGTCTACTGCGCGCGGTCGCCGACCAGTTGGACGTGTAA